A section of the Rhizobium sp. SSA_523 genome encodes:
- a CDS encoding propionyl-CoA synthetase — MESRYESVYAGWRQDPEGFWAEAAKGIHWFTPPERIFDPEAGTYGRWFVGGTTNTCYNCVDRHVNAGRGEDRALIFDSAMTGEQKTFTYAEMLAEVQAIAAVLKGMGVEKGDRVIIYMPMVPEAIFSMLACARLGAIHSVVFGGFAAHELATRLDDSQAKVVISASCGLEPGRVVPYKPLLDQAVDMARVKPQSCLILQRDQLHAVLRYEHGDRDFAQAVEAERAHGTVVPCEPVAATDPLYVLYTSGTTGQPKGVVRDNGGHMVALLWSMRHIYGVKPGEAFWAASDIGWVVGHSYIVYAPLLSGNPTVVYEGKPVGTPDAGAFWRIVADYDVRVLFTAPTAFRAIRRDDPDGDLVKRHDLTKLRALFLAGERADPETLKWAERMLSVPVVDHWWQTETGWPVAANPLGLGLLPVKHGSPAVPMPGYALSVVDDAGHPVPAGTLGNIVITLPLPPGCLVSFWNADQRFRETCLEEFQGAYKTADAGMLDEDGYVYVMARTDDIINCAGHRLSTGAMEEVCAMHPDVAECAVIGVADVLKGQIPCGFLVLKNRVSRDPALISREVVDLVRSEIGPVAAFRTVMIVERLPKTRSGKILRGTMQKMADGLPWKMPATIDDPVILDEIGEILTRHGYDCNRTAQDVGIR; from the coding sequence ATGGAAAGCCGATATGAATCCGTCTATGCAGGTTGGCGTCAGGATCCGGAAGGGTTCTGGGCCGAGGCGGCAAAAGGCATCCACTGGTTCACGCCGCCGGAAAGGATCTTCGATCCGGAAGCCGGCACCTATGGCCGCTGGTTTGTCGGTGGCACCACCAATACCTGTTACAATTGCGTGGACCGCCATGTGAATGCCGGGCGGGGAGAGGACCGCGCGCTGATTTTCGACAGCGCCATGACCGGCGAGCAAAAGACCTTCACCTATGCCGAAATGCTGGCGGAGGTTCAGGCCATTGCGGCCGTACTGAAGGGCATGGGCGTGGAAAAGGGTGATCGGGTGATCATCTACATGCCGATGGTGCCGGAGGCGATCTTCTCCATGCTTGCCTGTGCCCGGCTGGGCGCCATTCATTCCGTCGTGTTCGGCGGGTTTGCCGCCCATGAACTGGCCACCCGGCTGGATGATTCGCAGGCCAAGGTGGTGATCAGCGCCAGTTGCGGCCTGGAGCCCGGCCGTGTCGTCCCTTATAAGCCGCTGCTGGATCAGGCGGTCGACATGGCCAGGGTAAAACCGCAATCCTGCCTGATCCTGCAGCGCGACCAGTTGCACGCAGTGCTGCGATACGAACATGGCGACCGCGATTTCGCCCAGGCGGTGGAGGCCGAAAGGGCGCATGGAACGGTGGTGCCCTGCGAGCCGGTGGCGGCGACCGATCCCTTATATGTTCTCTATACCTCCGGCACGACAGGCCAGCCCAAGGGCGTGGTGCGCGACAATGGCGGCCATATGGTCGCCCTGCTCTGGAGCATGCGGCACATTTATGGGGTAAAGCCCGGCGAAGCCTTCTGGGCTGCCTCGGATATCGGCTGGGTGGTGGGCCATTCCTACATCGTCTATGCGCCGCTTCTTTCGGGAAATCCGACAGTGGTCTACGAAGGCAAGCCGGTCGGCACGCCGGATGCGGGTGCCTTCTGGCGGATCGTGGCGGATTACGATGTGCGGGTCCTGTTTACCGCACCCACAGCCTTTCGCGCCATCCGCCGCGATGATCCCGACGGGGATCTCGTCAAGCGGCACGACCTTACCAAGCTGCGTGCCCTCTTCCTCGCCGGCGAAAGGGCTGATCCGGAAACGCTGAAATGGGCGGAACGCATGCTGTCGGTTCCGGTTGTGGATCACTGGTGGCAGACGGAGACGGGCTGGCCGGTCGCCGCCAATCCGCTCGGGCTGGGACTCCTTCCGGTCAAGCATGGCTCCCCGGCGGTGCCGATGCCGGGTTATGCACTGTCTGTCGTGGATGATGCGGGCCACCCGGTCCCTGCCGGAACGCTCGGCAACATCGTCATCACCCTGCCCTTGCCCCCCGGCTGTCTGGTCAGTTTCTGGAATGCGGACCAGCGCTTTCGCGAGACCTGCCTCGAGGAATTTCAAGGCGCCTACAAAACCGCCGACGCGGGCATGCTGGACGAGGACGGCTATGTCTATGTGATGGCGCGGACCGACGATATCATCAATTGCGCCGGCCATCGCCTGTCCACCGGTGCCATGGAAGAGGTCTGCGCCATGCATCCCGATGTCGCGGAATGCGCCGTTATCGGCGTCGCGGACGTGCTGAAGGGGCAGATCCCCTGCGGCTTCCTGGTCTTGAAGAACCGCGTCTCGCGCGATCCGGCGCTGATTTCCCGCGAGGTCGTCGACCTGGTGCGCAGCGAGATCGGGCCGGTGGCGGCCTTCAGGACGGTGATGATCGTCGAGCGTCTGCCGAAGACCCGTTCGGGCAAGATTCTGCGGGGCACTATGCAGAAAATGGCGGATGGGCTGCCGTGGAAAATGCCGGCGACCATCGACGATCCGGTCATTCTGGACGAAATCGGCGAAATCCTGACGCGGCATGGCTATGATTGCAACCGGACCGCCCAGGATGTGGGCATCCGGTAG
- a CDS encoding DUF1013 domain-containing protein: MAQQLLMPKATAVWLVDNTALSFDQIAQFCKLHPLEVKAIADGEAAQGIKGLDPIATGQLSRDEIGRGERDVNYKLKLSDPKVRVPESKRRGPRYTPVSKRQDRPNAILWLVRNHPELKDTQISRLVGTTKSTIEQIRDRTHWNAANLTPMDPVTLGLCSQIDLDLEVERASKNRPLPTAAELGATLQSAAETENLGYRYEREEEKEIDANAVFAKLTSLKSTRRDDEEDDAY, translated from the coding sequence ATGGCTCAACAACTGCTCATGCCGAAGGCGACGGCGGTCTGGCTCGTCGATAACACGGCCCTGTCCTTCGATCAGATCGCCCAGTTCTGCAAGCTGCACCCTCTGGAGGTGAAGGCAATTGCTGATGGCGAAGCCGCCCAGGGCATCAAGGGCCTTGACCCGATCGCAACGGGCCAGTTGTCACGCGATGAGATCGGTCGCGGCGAGCGGGACGTCAATTACAAGCTCAAGCTTTCCGACCCCAAGGTGCGGGTGCCGGAATCCAAGCGTCGCGGCCCGCGCTATACGCCGGTTTCCAAGCGGCAGGATCGTCCGAATGCCATTCTCTGGCTGGTGCGCAATCACCCCGAGCTGAAGGATACGCAGATCTCGCGGCTGGTCGGCACGACGAAATCCACCATCGAGCAGATCCGCGACCGCACCCATTGGAACGCCGCCAATCTGACGCCGATGGATCCTGTCACCCTCGGCCTCTGCAGCCAGATCGATCTTGACCTCGAAGTCGAACGCGCTTCCAAGAACCGTCCGCTGCCGACGGCCGCGGAGCTCGGGGCGACACTGCAATCGGCCGCCGAAACGGAAAATCTCGGCTATCGCTATGAGCGCGAGGAAGAGAAGGAGATCGACGCGAATGCCGTATTCGCCAAGCTCACCTCTCTGAAGTCGACGCGTCGCGACGACGAGGAAGACGACGCCTACTGA
- a CDS encoding YggS family pyridoxal phosphate-dependent enzyme, translated as MTVEERLAEVRRKMAEAEHNAGRDNGSAMLVAVSKTFDADAIRPVIACGQRVFGENRVQESEAKWPGLKAETDGIELHLIGPLQSNKAANAVALFDVIETIDREKIARAVAAEMKQQGRSPRLYVQVNIGMEPQKAGIEPKATVDFVRFCRSELDLPVEGLMCIPPAEQNPGPYFALLAKLAEECGLAKLSMGMSGDYETAIAFGATSVRVGSAIFGAR; from the coding sequence ATGACTGTTGAGGAACGCCTTGCCGAAGTCCGACGGAAAATGGCCGAGGCCGAGCATAATGCCGGCCGTGACAATGGCAGCGCAATGCTGGTGGCCGTCTCGAAGACCTTCGATGCGGATGCCATCCGTCCCGTGATCGCCTGCGGCCAGCGCGTGTTTGGCGAAAATCGCGTGCAGGAAAGCGAGGCCAAATGGCCCGGCTTGAAAGCCGAGACAGACGGGATCGAACTTCACCTGATCGGTCCGCTGCAGTCGAACAAGGCTGCCAACGCAGTCGCGCTCTTCGATGTCATCGAGACGATCGACCGGGAGAAGATTGCCCGGGCCGTGGCGGCGGAAATGAAACAGCAAGGGCGTTCGCCCAGGCTCTATGTCCAGGTCAATATTGGCATGGAGCCGCAAAAGGCCGGGATCGAGCCGAAGGCAACCGTCGATTTCGTCCGCTTCTGCCGTTCGGAGCTCGACCTTCCGGTGGAGGGCCTGATGTGCATTCCGCCTGCCGAACAGAATCCCGGTCCCTATTTCGCGCTGCTCGCCAAGCTGGCGGAGGAATGCGGCCTGGCAAAACTGTCGATGGGCATGTCGGGCGATTACGAAACGGCCATCGCCTTCGGCGCAACGAGTGTACGGGTCGGATCGGCGATTTTCGGCGCGCGTTGA